One window of the Granulicella arctica genome contains the following:
- a CDS encoding MBL fold metallo-hydrolase: MKLTRITENLVQLTRFGLVNCYCVKESDGLTLIDTGLPGSGDDILACAREFGGEINRILLTHAHGDHIGSLDDLAMKLGKVDVVISRRDARILAKDLSLDPGEPKTKIRGSTPGAKTRPTHFVEDGELYGSLRVIATPGHTPGHMSFFDERDGSLITGDALASISEVRVAGDAPWFFPFPNLATWHKPTAYASAKRLAELPIERFACGHGQVRNGGLDTLKTALRHAARLAR; this comes from the coding sequence ATGAAGCTGACCCGAATTACCGAAAATCTGGTACAACTTACCCGATTCGGCCTCGTCAATTGCTATTGCGTTAAAGAGAGCGACGGCCTCACCCTCATCGATACAGGACTCCCAGGATCGGGCGACGACATCCTCGCATGTGCCCGCGAATTTGGTGGTGAAATCAACCGCATCCTCCTCACCCACGCCCATGGCGACCACATTGGCTCACTGGACGACCTCGCCATGAAGCTCGGGAAGGTGGATGTCGTCATCAGTCGTCGCGATGCGCGCATCCTTGCCAAAGATCTCTCCCTTGACCCCGGCGAACCGAAGACAAAGATCAGAGGCTCTACTCCCGGCGCGAAGACTCGTCCGACACACTTCGTTGAAGACGGCGAACTCTACGGCTCACTCCGCGTCATCGCGACCCCCGGCCATACGCCCGGGCACATGTCTTTCTTCGATGAACGCGACGGCTCCCTCATTACTGGCGACGCCCTCGCCAGTATCAGTGAAGTTCGTGTCGCCGGTGACGCACCGTGGTTCTTCCCCTTCCCGAACCTTGCCACATGGCACAAACCCACCGCATACGCTAGTGCGAAACGCCTCGCCGAACTCCCCATCGAGCGCTTTGCCTGCGGCCACGGCCAGGTCCGCAACGGCGGGCTCGATACCCTCAAAACCGCTCTAAGACACGCCGCTCGCCTCGCCCGCTAG
- a CDS encoding DUF3536 domain-containing protein, protein MTLETVLKQKAARRQPQPAPTTPPAVEQAPRYICIHGHFYQPPRENPWLETVEVQDSAAPYHDWNDRITAECYAPNGASRITDAQNEIVRIVNNYARMSFNFGPTLLSWLNDKAPRTYRMILDADKFSAARYSGHGSAIAQVYNHIIMPLASERDAITQIRWGIADFVHRFDRKPEGMWLAETAVNRAVLDLMAREGIKFTILAPNQCARVRKLPPATSAPTETASEPWTSTTDATVDPTHPYLVKLDEGRSIAVFFYDGPGSRAIAFEGLLNSGDEFGRRLLGGLHPNSPDPAVAQLSHVATDGESYGHHHKHGEMALSYAMHWIDEKSTATLTNYGEFLDKFPPTWEAEVEENTSWSCVHGVERWRSNCGCNGGKQDWNQEWRKPLREALDYLRDATAPLAEALATDLLKDLWAARDAYIEVVLDRSRGTIDRFFIEHETRVLNPVERITVLSLLELERHAQLMYTSCGWFFDEISGIETVQIIAYAGRVLQLASELFGAPGAALEPEFLRILSTAKSNVPDLRDGAEVYRRYVTGMKIGLEQVGAHYAISSIFRNYPEDGELFCFDLHRDAYEVFASGRGKVALGRAQIRSRITEETEEICFAVLHLGDQNLSAAVKRYTAAADEEPFTTFSTEVRAAISRANLPEVIRLIDHFFEHGDVPEKSPIAYSLASLFADEQHRILRTILDRTVSEMEDSLRKIYEDHASLLHYLTESGMAAPPALALAAGFAINASLRHAIEAEVFDAVEIEDLFHRAASDQIPLDTHLLNFAAGMRMKRAMVRLEAAAAGESSATNALNSATAIAIALRTMPLEVNLWQSQNIWNDLLRRSDSDYWEPEWKEGFKKLGEAMNISVDRLVIEEGVSAF, encoded by the coding sequence GTGACACTTGAGACCGTACTGAAGCAGAAAGCAGCCCGCCGTCAGCCGCAGCCTGCTCCAACGACGCCACCTGCGGTCGAGCAGGCTCCTCGCTACATTTGTATCCACGGCCACTTTTATCAGCCGCCGCGAGAGAATCCCTGGCTCGAAACCGTAGAGGTGCAGGACTCCGCCGCCCCCTACCACGACTGGAACGACCGCATCACCGCCGAGTGCTACGCCCCCAATGGCGCATCTCGCATCACCGATGCCCAGAATGAGATCGTCCGGATCGTCAACAACTACGCCCGTATGAGCTTCAACTTCGGCCCGACACTTCTGAGCTGGCTCAACGACAAAGCGCCCCGCACGTATCGCATGATCCTCGACGCCGATAAGTTCAGCGCCGCCCGGTATAGCGGACACGGCTCCGCCATCGCCCAGGTCTACAACCACATCATCATGCCGCTTGCCAGCGAGCGCGATGCCATCACCCAGATCCGCTGGGGCATCGCCGACTTCGTTCATCGCTTTGATCGAAAGCCCGAGGGCATGTGGCTCGCCGAGACCGCCGTCAATCGCGCCGTCCTCGACCTGATGGCTCGCGAGGGGATCAAGTTCACCATCCTCGCACCCAACCAGTGCGCCCGCGTCCGCAAGCTCCCTCCTGCGACCTCCGCCCCAACCGAGACAGCCTCGGAGCCGTGGACCTCGACAACCGACGCCACCGTCGACCCAACGCACCCCTACCTCGTCAAGCTGGACGAAGGCCGATCCATCGCCGTCTTCTTCTACGACGGCCCCGGCTCACGCGCCATCGCCTTCGAAGGCCTCCTCAATAGCGGAGACGAGTTTGGCCGTCGTCTCCTCGGCGGACTCCACCCGAACTCTCCAGACCCCGCTGTCGCCCAGCTCTCCCACGTCGCGACCGACGGCGAAAGCTACGGCCATCACCATAAGCATGGCGAGATGGCTCTCTCCTACGCCATGCACTGGATCGACGAGAAGAGCACCGCCACCCTCACCAACTATGGCGAATTTCTCGACAAATTCCCGCCAACCTGGGAGGCCGAGGTCGAGGAGAACACCTCGTGGAGTTGTGTCCACGGTGTCGAGCGCTGGCGCTCCAACTGTGGCTGCAACGGCGGCAAGCAGGACTGGAATCAGGAGTGGCGCAAGCCACTCCGCGAGGCTCTCGACTATCTCCGCGACGCTACCGCTCCACTCGCCGAAGCACTCGCCACCGATCTCCTCAAGGATCTCTGGGCCGCTCGCGACGCCTACATCGAGGTCGTCCTCGACCGCTCCCGTGGCACCATCGATCGCTTTTTCATCGAACATGAGACGCGCGTTCTCAACCCGGTAGAGCGCATCACCGTCCTCTCTCTCCTTGAACTCGAGCGCCACGCCCAGCTCATGTACACCTCCTGTGGCTGGTTCTTCGATGAGATCTCCGGCATCGAAACCGTGCAGATTATCGCCTATGCCGGCCGCGTCCTCCAGCTTGCATCCGAGTTGTTCGGTGCTCCCGGAGCCGCCCTCGAACCCGAGTTCCTTCGCATCCTCAGCACCGCGAAGAGCAACGTTCCCGACCTGCGCGACGGTGCCGAGGTCTATCGCCGTTACGTCACCGGCATGAAGATCGGGTTGGAGCAGGTCGGCGCCCACTACGCCATCAGCTCCATCTTTCGCAACTACCCCGAAGATGGCGAACTCTTCTGCTTCGACCTCCATCGTGACGCCTACGAGGTCTTCGCCTCAGGCCGCGGCAAGGTCGCTCTCGGCCGTGCGCAGATTCGCTCCCGCATCACCGAGGAGACCGAAGAGATCTGCTTTGCCGTCCTGCACCTCGGCGACCAGAACCTCTCCGCTGCCGTCAAGCGCTATACCGCCGCCGCCGACGAAGAGCCGTTCACCACCTTCTCCACAGAAGTCCGCGCCGCCATCAGTCGCGCGAATCTGCCCGAGGTCATCCGGCTCATCGACCACTTTTTCGAGCATGGAGATGTCCCCGAAAAATCCCCCATCGCCTACTCGCTCGCCTCGCTCTTCGCCGACGAGCAGCACCGCATCCTGCGCACCATCCTCGACCGCACCGTCTCCGAGATGGAAGACTCGCTCCGCAAGATCTACGAAGACCACGCCTCGCTCCTGCACTACCTCACGGAGTCCGGCATGGCCGCGCCACCGGCCCTCGCGCTCGCAGCAGGCTTCGCCATCAACGCCAGCCTTCGCCACGCCATCGAGGCCGAGGTGTTTGACGCGGTCGAGATCGAAGACCTCTTCCATCGCGCCGCCTCAGATCAGATCCCCCTCGACACGCACCTGCTCAACTTCGCGGCAGGCATGCGGATGAAGCGTGCCATGGTTCGCCTCGAAGCTGCGGCAGCGGGCGAATCCTCTGCGACCAACGCCCTCAACAGCGCCACTGCCATCGCCATCGCCCTCCGCACCATGCCGCTCGAAGTCAACCTCTGGCAATCCCAGAACATCTGGAACGATCTCTTGCGCCGCAGCGACAGCGACTACTGGGAGCCGGAGTGGAAGGAAGGCTTCAAAAAGCTCGGCGAAGCCATGAATATCTCCGTCGATCGCCTGGTCATCGAAGAGGGTGTCAGCGCGTTCTAA
- a CDS encoding AbrB/MazE/SpoVT family DNA-binding domain-containing protein, translating to MELKIRKIGNGYGVLFPKQLMEEMKVTENSVVQVEKVGEIHQMKPLDEQFRQQVESFLRTEQKHRNTYRELAK from the coding sequence ATGGAACTCAAGATTCGTAAGATTGGCAATGGGTATGGCGTTCTCTTCCCGAAGCAGTTGATGGAGGAGATGAAGGTGACTGAAAACTCCGTTGTACAGGTGGAGAAAGTCGGCGAGATACACCAAATGAAGCCACTGGATGAGCAATTCAGGCAGCAAGTCGAGTCCTTTTTGCGCACGGAACAGAAACATCGGAACACATATCGCGAGCTGGCTAAGTGA
- a CDS encoding type II toxin-antitoxin system death-on-curing family toxin: MINIQSRLIERYGGLPGVRDLGAFESAVARPANMVAYGAIDSIAELAAALAWALLRNHPFLDGNKRAAFAGLNLLLDLNGYELTCSEVEETAMVLRAAASEIDDAEWTAWVVRSIGPL, from the coding sequence GTGATCAATATCCAAAGTCGCTTGATCGAACGGTATGGGGGATTACCGGGTGTCCGGGACCTTGGTGCTTTCGAATCGGCCGTCGCTCGACCGGCGAACATGGTTGCCTATGGTGCGATTGATTCCATTGCTGAGCTTGCGGCAGCGCTCGCGTGGGCTCTGCTGCGGAATCATCCCTTCCTTGACGGAAATAAACGAGCAGCTTTTGCTGGGCTCAATTTGCTCCTCGATCTGAACGGATATGAGTTGACGTGCTCCGAGGTAGAGGAGACGGCGATGGTGCTGCGTGCAGCGGCGAGTGAGATCGATGATGCGGAGTGGACGGCGTGGGTGGTCCGGAGTATCGGCCCGCTCTAA
- a CDS encoding DNA-3-methyladenine glycosylase family protein — MPKPLKSPRPPRYDAESACEALALADPKLKRLMALAGPYKLRVSSTQSPFQALVESIIYQQLHGKAAAAIHLRLIESFAPVCGLGRHPDPEHLLDCPNEQLRSAGLSHNKSLALRDLAAKTIDGTVPSLARIRRMSDDAIIEHLTQVRGIGKWTVEMFLMFRLGRPDILPVDDYGVRKGFALTFLGLKPTQKVTPDLLPKADVMLKRAERWKPWRSVASWYLWRACDLAAGKIPRPGDD; from the coding sequence ATGCCGAAGCCACTGAAGAGTCCCCGACCTCCCCGCTATGATGCCGAGTCCGCCTGCGAAGCGCTTGCCCTTGCCGACCCGAAGCTAAAACGACTCATGGCTCTCGCCGGACCCTACAAGCTTCGCGTCTCCAGCACGCAATCGCCGTTTCAGGCGCTCGTGGAGAGCATCATCTACCAGCAGCTCCACGGCAAAGCCGCCGCAGCGATTCACCTGCGCCTGATCGAAAGCTTTGCGCCGGTTTGCGGGCTAGGCAGGCATCCTGATCCCGAACACCTTCTCGACTGCCCAAATGAGCAACTTCGCTCCGCAGGCCTCTCCCACAACAAATCCCTGGCACTGCGCGATCTGGCGGCTAAAACCATCGACGGCACCGTCCCGAGCCTCGCACGCATCCGACGCATGTCCGACGACGCCATCATTGAGCACCTCACCCAGGTCCGAGGCATCGGCAAGTGGACTGTCGAGATGTTCCTGATGTTTCGTCTCGGCCGCCCCGACATTCTGCCCGTCGATGACTACGGCGTCCGCAAAGGCTTCGCCCTCACCTTTCTCGGCCTCAAACCCACCCAAAAGGTCACGCCGGACCTCCTTCCCAAAGCCGACGTCATGCTCAAGCGCGCCGAACGCTGGAAACCCTGGCGCTCCGTCGCAAGCTGGTATCTCTGGCGCGCCTGCGATCTTGCGGCCGGAAAGATCCCACGGCCCGGCGACGACTGA
- a CDS encoding cytochrome c3 family protein: MAQVFDRSSNALARASLVLTGLIVIALGVALDSLQRSPWVTRQGQRPDQPIPFSHKHHVEGLGLQCQYCHTSVEKSSYAGIPPTKTCINCHAQIWTNAELLAPARQSWATGASIQWIKVHDLPDYVYFNHEIHVNKGIGCASCHGRVDEMPLMYQQNTLQMEWCLNCHRNPAVNLRPTSEIYNMAWAGASSDKPVWCGQTGKSGPTAQAVNCTTKDPNNSNPEIAMLQVAPGSGRGQPQPNSGTSMQPIPTSGSGQTVSDGSPNALLVPVNYQKFTSQIELGKYLTTQYHIRGANELSSCETCHR, translated from the coding sequence ATGGCGCAAGTTTTTGACCGCAGTTCGAACGCGCTGGCTCGAGCGAGCCTTGTCTTGACGGGTTTGATCGTCATCGCGCTCGGCGTAGCCCTCGACTCATTGCAACGCTCCCCCTGGGTGACGCGGCAGGGTCAGCGGCCGGACCAGCCAATTCCGTTCAGCCACAAGCACCACGTCGAAGGTCTCGGCCTGCAGTGCCAGTACTGTCATACGTCTGTCGAGAAGTCGAGCTACGCGGGAATTCCGCCCACGAAGACTTGTATCAACTGCCATGCGCAGATCTGGACAAATGCTGAATTGCTCGCGCCGGCTCGTCAGAGTTGGGCTACGGGAGCATCGATCCAGTGGATCAAGGTGCACGATCTTCCGGACTACGTGTACTTCAACCATGAGATTCATGTGAATAAGGGCATTGGCTGCGCGAGCTGCCACGGCCGCGTCGACGAGATGCCGCTGATGTATCAGCAGAACACGCTGCAGATGGAATGGTGCCTGAACTGCCATCGCAATCCTGCTGTCAATCTTCGCCCGACGAGCGAGATCTACAACATGGCCTGGGCGGGCGCTTCGAGCGACAAGCCGGTGTGGTGTGGACAAACGGGCAAGAGCGGACCGACGGCGCAGGCTGTGAACTGCACCACCAAGGATCCGAACAACAGCAATCCTGAGATCGCGATGTTACAGGTTGCGCCTGGCAGCGGTCGCGGTCAGCCACAGCCGAATTCTGGAACAAGCATGCAGCCGATTCCGACAAGCGGATCGGGACAGACTGTAAGCGACGGTTCGCCGAATGCGCTTCTGGTGCCTGTCAATTATCAGAAGTTCACCAGCCAGATCGAACTCGGTAAGTATCTCACCACGCAATATCACATCCGTGGTGCCAACGAGCTATCCAGTTGCGAGACGTGCCACCGATGA
- a CDS encoding TAT-variant-translocated molybdopterin oxidoreductase, with product MKTTPEEMVTMGMDDAMSQESMNPKNEQAKAGPVVVTQITKAKMTLAQVQGKLDGKTGRRFWKNLDELSDDPEFHELMAEEFPRQSTEWVDPISRRGFMKVMGASLALAGLAGCTKQPDETIYPYIKQPEDLVLGKPMYFATAYPFPTGAIPVLVKSDSFRPIKVDGNPDHPMSKGKSDAFTQGTLLDLYDPDRSQHVLYRGQNESWGNFQQAFAAAANKTSGGQGIYFLSETITSPTLAAQWKQLQQKYPQAKLVQWEPVNQDSSRAASKAAFGSYTDAQYKLEDADIILSLDADFLGGIAHPGFLPLAGAYAERHRYEEGKTPNRLYVVETMSTVTGFKAEHRLALKPSEIPAFAAALANGSGQASANPDAQKFFTAVLDDLKKSSGRCVVIPGEQASASVHAAAYALNSMFGAIGKTVIYTETVNPLPSEQVADLKALVADMNSGKVQWLVMMGVNPLYSAPADLKFIEAFNKVPMTVHLGSHLDETGVLSNWHINKSHYLESWSDARAYDGTISIIQPMIDPLYAGKSGHDIFQALLDDPQASAFDVVQANAKTYLKGDSAAAWRKSLHDGWVEGTAFTTAKSGSPAKTGVAPSLAANADKDAIEISFRPDPSLYDGRFSNVGWLQELPKQVTNLSWDNAALMSMDTIGRLNLEENHPVEIELNGRTVIAPVLMVPGHPDGVVTVHLGLGRRIEAGRVGAGVGFNAYLLRTADQPLSMTGAKLKKMPGTYDLCVTKVHSIEHRGSFAQHDLQKPLSDKEGAYSLPGHEAMERAIIRYATLDEVKKNPGYAHEGGTHSLTDKVGYGVQGEDPKHEDSFFPDAWRYDKKDVSSGKLQNAWGMSIDLNSCIGCNACIVSCYAENNIPVVGREQVKVGRIMQWLRIDTYFEGDLNTPRAHFQPMACQHCENAGCEQVCPVGATVHTPEGLNTMVYNRCVGTRYCSNNCPYKVRRFNFLLYSDYDTESLKFMRNPDVTVRSRGVMEKCSYCVQRIEAAKITADKENREVRDGEIVTACQQACPTDAIIFGNINDPASRVGKRKAEERNYPVLADLNFRPRTTYTAGVINPNPELA from the coding sequence ATGAAGACGACACCAGAAGAGATGGTCACGATGGGAATGGACGACGCGATGTCGCAAGAGAGTATGAATCCGAAGAACGAGCAGGCTAAGGCAGGGCCCGTTGTGGTGACGCAGATCACCAAGGCGAAGATGACCCTCGCCCAGGTGCAGGGCAAGCTCGATGGTAAGACCGGCCGTCGTTTTTGGAAGAATCTTGACGAGCTTTCTGACGATCCGGAGTTCCATGAGTTGATGGCTGAAGAGTTCCCTCGCCAATCGACCGAGTGGGTCGACCCGATCAGCCGACGCGGCTTCATGAAGGTGATGGGCGCTTCGCTGGCCCTGGCTGGACTTGCCGGATGCACCAAGCAGCCCGATGAGACGATCTATCCTTACATCAAGCAGCCTGAGGACCTGGTTCTAGGCAAGCCGATGTACTTCGCTACTGCTTATCCCTTCCCGACGGGTGCGATTCCGGTGCTGGTAAAGTCAGACTCTTTCCGCCCAATCAAGGTGGACGGTAATCCTGACCATCCGATGTCGAAGGGCAAGTCTGATGCGTTTACGCAGGGGACCCTGCTCGATCTTTATGATCCTGATCGTTCGCAGCATGTGCTGTATCGCGGCCAGAATGAAAGCTGGGGCAATTTTCAGCAGGCGTTTGCTGCAGCCGCCAATAAGACCTCTGGCGGTCAGGGAATTTACTTCCTGAGCGAGACGATCACGTCGCCAACACTGGCTGCCCAGTGGAAACAGCTACAGCAGAAGTATCCGCAGGCAAAGCTTGTTCAGTGGGAGCCGGTAAATCAGGACTCCTCCCGTGCTGCCTCGAAGGCCGCCTTCGGTTCGTACACCGACGCGCAGTACAAGCTTGAAGATGCGGACATCATCCTTTCGCTTGACGCTGACTTTCTCGGTGGCATCGCTCATCCCGGCTTTCTGCCTCTTGCAGGGGCGTATGCTGAACGGCATCGTTACGAAGAAGGCAAGACGCCGAATCGTCTCTACGTCGTCGAGACGATGTCAACAGTTACCGGGTTCAAAGCAGAGCATCGGCTGGCATTGAAGCCGAGTGAAATTCCAGCGTTCGCGGCAGCTTTAGCGAATGGCTCTGGTCAGGCATCCGCAAATCCAGATGCCCAGAAGTTTTTTACTGCTGTCCTCGATGACCTAAAGAAGAGTTCCGGACGCTGCGTTGTCATTCCTGGCGAACAGGCATCAGCCTCGGTTCATGCTGCCGCGTACGCACTGAACTCGATGTTTGGGGCAATTGGCAAGACAGTTATCTACACTGAGACGGTCAATCCGCTCCCATCGGAGCAGGTGGCTGACCTCAAGGCGCTCGTCGCTGACATGAACTCCGGCAAGGTGCAGTGGCTGGTGATGATGGGCGTGAACCCGCTCTACTCCGCGCCTGCCGATCTTAAGTTTATTGAGGCCTTCAACAAGGTTCCGATGACCGTGCATCTTGGATCTCACCTTGATGAGACAGGTGTGCTGTCGAATTGGCACATCAATAAGTCGCACTATCTTGAGAGCTGGTCGGACGCCCGCGCTTACGACGGAACGATCTCAATCATTCAGCCGATGATCGATCCGCTCTATGCGGGAAAGAGTGGCCACGACATCTTTCAGGCGCTCCTTGACGATCCCCAGGCAAGTGCGTTCGATGTGGTTCAGGCCAATGCAAAGACATACCTGAAGGGTGATTCGGCAGCAGCCTGGCGTAAGTCTCTCCATGATGGCTGGGTTGAGGGCACGGCATTTACTACTGCCAAGTCGGGTTCTCCCGCGAAGACAGGCGTTGCTCCTTCTCTCGCTGCCAATGCGGACAAGGATGCGATCGAGATCTCGTTCCGCCCTGATCCGTCCCTCTACGACGGACGCTTTTCAAATGTAGGCTGGCTACAGGAGCTTCCGAAGCAGGTCACGAATCTCAGCTGGGATAACGCCGCCCTGATGAGCATGGACACGATCGGCCGCCTCAATCTCGAAGAGAATCATCCCGTCGAAATCGAACTGAATGGCCGGACGGTAATTGCGCCGGTTCTTATGGTTCCTGGTCATCCGGATGGTGTTGTTACGGTGCATTTGGGTCTCGGCCGCAGGATCGAAGCGGGCCGCGTCGGTGCCGGTGTTGGCTTCAACGCCTATCTGCTTCGTACAGCGGATCAGCCGCTCTCGATGACTGGAGCCAAGCTGAAGAAGATGCCGGGTACCTATGACCTTTGCGTCACGAAGGTCCACTCGATCGAGCATCGCGGCAGCTTCGCTCAGCACGACCTCCAGAAGCCACTTTCGGACAAGGAGGGCGCCTACTCGCTTCCTGGCCATGAGGCCATGGAGCGCGCGATCATTCGCTATGCGACGCTGGATGAGGTCAAGAAAAATCCTGGTTACGCGCATGAGGGTGGCACCCACTCCCTTACCGACAAGGTTGGCTATGGTGTTCAAGGCGAGGACCCGAAGCATGAAGACAGCTTCTTTCCTGACGCGTGGCGCTATGACAAGAAGGATGTCTCTTCCGGCAAGCTGCAGAATGCCTGGGGCATGTCCATCGATCTCAATAGCTGCATCGGCTGCAATGCCTGCATCGTAAGCTGCTACGCGGAGAACAATATTCCCGTGGTGGGGCGTGAGCAGGTCAAGGTCGGGCGCATTATGCAGTGGCTGCGCATCGACACGTACTTTGAAGGCGATCTCAACACTCCGCGTGCGCACTTCCAGCCTATGGCGTGCCAACATTGCGAGAACGCTGGTTGCGAGCAGGTCTGCCCGGTTGGCGCCACGGTCCATACGCCCGAAGGCCTGAACACGATGGTGTACAACCGTTGCGTAGGCACGCGGTACTGCTCCAACAACTGCCCGTATAAGGTCCGTCGCTTCAACTTCCTCCTGTACTCGGACTACGATACGGAGAGCCTGAAGTTCATGCGCAATCCTGATGTGACCGTTCGTTCACGCGGTGTCATGGAGAAGTGCAGCTACTGCGTACAGCGCATCGAAGCAGCGAAGATTACGGCTGACAAGGAAAATCGTGAGGTTCGCGATGGTGAGATTGTCACGGCGTGCCAGCAGGCTTGCCCGACGGACGCAATCATCTTCGGCAACATCAACGACCCGGCAAGCCGTGTCGGAAAACGCAAAGCAGAAGAGCGCAATTACCCGGTGCTGGCCGACTTGAACTTCCGTCCGCGCACCACTTACACGGCTGGTGTGATCAACCCGAATCCGGAGCTCGCATAA
- the nrfD gene encoding NrfD/PsrC family molybdoenzyme membrane anchor subunit: MATKGPLHDPVVDPMIDPRTGEYAVIAPGHNFKSVTQKIAGIVLTSNTPLGWFFGLMVGAGIATGVVIGCTWLFLKGVGIWGVTIPGAWGFAIINFVWWIGIGHAGTLISAILLLFKQTWRNSINRFAEAMTIFAVVCAGTFPLIHVGRPWLAYWLFPYPNTMNVWPQFRSPLAWDVFAVSTYATISIVFWYIGMIPDFGTLRDRATLPFAKWSYGILSLGWRGSTRHWIRYETASLLLAGLSTPLVLSVHTVISFDFAVAALAGWHTTIFPPYFVAGAVYSGFAMVLTLAIPLRKFYHLEDLVTLRHLDNMAKVMIGTGGIVAYGYGMEVFMSWYSASHWEFFMMWNRMFGPMGWAYWILILTNIAIPLTTLWSRKLRVNVVYLFILSLIVNTGMWFERFVIVVTSLYRDYLPSSWGTYRATKWDYMIYVGTMGLFTCLFLLFVRLLPMIPMSEIRMMLPQTKITPGGATAEIIDQETA; encoded by the coding sequence ATGGCAACCAAAGGCCCCCTTCACGATCCGGTTGTAGACCCGATGATTGATCCGCGTACCGGAGAGTACGCGGTCATCGCGCCGGGCCACAACTTCAAATCGGTAACGCAGAAGATCGCTGGTATCGTCCTTACTTCAAATACGCCGCTAGGCTGGTTCTTCGGTCTCATGGTCGGTGCGGGCATCGCCACAGGCGTGGTGATTGGCTGCACCTGGCTATTCCTGAAAGGCGTCGGCATCTGGGGCGTAACGATTCCTGGAGCCTGGGGCTTCGCCATCATCAACTTTGTATGGTGGATTGGAATCGGTCATGCCGGCACTTTGATCTCAGCCATCTTGTTGCTGTTCAAGCAGACCTGGCGTAACTCCATCAATCGATTTGCTGAAGCAATGACGATCTTCGCCGTAGTTTGCGCGGGAACGTTCCCGCTCATCCACGTTGGTCGTCCGTGGCTGGCTTATTGGCTGTTTCCCTACCCGAATACGATGAACGTCTGGCCACAATTCCGCAGCCCGCTGGCCTGGGACGTGTTCGCAGTTTCGACCTACGCAACGATCTCAATCGTGTTCTGGTACATCGGCATGATCCCCGACTTTGGGACACTGCGCGATCGGGCGACACTGCCATTTGCCAAGTGGTCCTATGGAATCCTATCGCTCGGCTGGCGTGGCTCCACCCGGCATTGGATTCGGTATGAGACGGCATCGCTCTTGCTCGCGGGCTTATCAACGCCGCTCGTGCTCTCCGTACACACGGTCATCAGCTTCGACTTCGCCGTAGCCGCTTTGGCTGGTTGGCATACGACCATCTTCCCACCTTACTTTGTGGCTGGCGCTGTGTACTCAGGCTTCGCGATGGTATTGACGCTAGCTATTCCGCTGCGGAAGTTCTATCACCTGGAAGATTTAGTGACTCTTCGCCATCTGGATAATATGGCAAAGGTCATGATCGGTACTGGCGGGATCGTCGCCTATGGCTACGGTATGGAAGTCTTCATGTCGTGGTATTCGGCGAGCCATTGGGAGTTCTTCATGATGTGGAATCGTATGTTCGGGCCGATGGGCTGGGCGTACTGGATCCTCATTCTGACGAATATCGCAATTCCGCTCACGACGCTCTGGTCTCGTAAGCTTCGTGTCAACGTCGTCTATCTCTTTATCCTGTCGCTCATTGTCAATACTGGAATGTGGTTCGAACGCTTCGTCATCGTTGTGACGAGCCTCTATCGTGATTACCTGCCGTCCAGTTGGGGAACGTATCGCGCCACGAAGTGGGATTACATGATCTACGTGGGCACGATGGGCTTGTTCACCTGCTTGTTCCTGCTGTTTGTTCGGCTGCTTCCCATGATTCCTATGTCGGAAATTCGAATGATGTTGCCGCAGACCAAGATCACGCCGGGTGGCGCAACCGCTGAGATTATTGACCAGGAGACCGCCTGA
- a CDS encoding DUF3341 domain-containing protein, translating into MPPREGIYGLIAEFNTPAELVHATQQARRAGYRRMECYTPYPVEEAAEALDFHRTRVPLVCLLGGLMGLTTAYLMETWINVWGYPLNIAGRPLFSWPAFIIPAYEWTILFAGLSAGFGMIGLNGLPQLYHPVFNAPNFRNGATSDKFFLCLEAADPKFSIGETRAFLEQFPAISVVEVDH; encoded by the coding sequence ATGCCGCCGCGCGAAGGAATTTATGGTTTGATCGCCGAGTTCAACACCCCGGCTGAGTTGGTTCACGCAACCCAGCAGGCGCGTCGCGCCGGGTACCGCCGGATGGAATGCTACACACCTTATCCAGTCGAAGAGGCTGCGGAAGCCTTGGACTTTCATAGAACGCGCGTTCCCCTGGTCTGCCTCCTCGGAGGGTTGATGGGACTAACAACGGCCTATTTGATGGAGACATGGATCAACGTGTGGGGCTATCCGTTGAACATCGCGGGACGTCCGCTGTTCTCCTGGCCGGCGTTCATTATTCCTGCATACGAATGGACGATTCTCTTCGCGGGCCTTTCTGCCGGATTTGGCATGATCGGTCTCAATGGCTTGCCGCAGCTCTACCATCCCGTTTTCAATGCGCCGAATTTTCGGAATGGCGCAACGAGCGATAAATTCTTTCTCTGCCTCGAGGCGGCTGATCCCAAGTTTTCAATTGGTGAGACGCGCGCGTTCCTTGAGCAGTTCCCCGCGATATCCGTGGTGGAGGTGGATCATTAA